The DNA window GAAGTGGGCGTTTTTAAGGTGGCGCCGCAAGCGCTGCAGATCACGACCGAACTGCCGGGCCGCACCGCCGCCTTCCAGGTGGCCGAAGTGCGCCCGCAGGTCAACGGACTGATACAAAAACGCCTGTTCGTCGAGGGCGCCGACGTCAAGGCCGGCACCGCCCTCTATCAGATCGATCCGTCGCTGTACCAGGCCAGCGTCAACTCGGCCAAGGCGGCCCTGGCCAAGGCCAAGGCCAGCGTGCTGACCAGCGGCCCCAAAGTCTCCCGTTATAAAGAGCTGGTCGCCATCGAAGGCGTCAGCCGCCAGGACTACGAGGACGCCGTCGCCGCCGACGCCCAGGCCAAGGCCGATGTGGCATCGGCCGCCGCCGCGCTGGAAGAGGCGCAGATCAATCTGCGCTACACCCACGTGTACGCGCCGATCAGCGGCCGGATCAGCCGTTCGACGGTGACCCCGGGCGCGCTGGTGACCGCCAACCAGACCGACGCGCTGACCACCGTGCAGCAACTCGACCCGATCTACGTCGATATCACGCAATCGAGCGAAGACCTGCTGCGCCTCAAGCGCGACATGGAAAACGGCAGCCTGAAACAATCGGGCCAGGCCAAGGTCACCCTGATGCTGGCCGACGGCAGCAAGTACGCGCAGGAAGGCAAGCTGCAGTTCTCCGGCGTCTCGGTCGACACCAGCACCGGCAACGTGGTGCTGCGCGCCTTGTTCCCGAATCCTAAGAACGATCTGCTGCCGGGCATGTTCGTGCGCGCGGTGGTGGAGGCCGGGGTCGACGAGCAGGCCATCGCCGTGCCGCAGCAGGGCGTGAGCCGCAACCAGAAGGGCCAGGCCACCGCGCTGGTGCTCAACACGCAGGGCAAGGTCGAACAGCGCGTGCTGGTCACCTCCGGCACCCAGGGCGACAAATGGCTGGTCAAATCCGGCCTGGCCGCAGGCGACCTGCTGATCGTCGAGGGCCTGCAAAAAGTCAAACCGGGCGCGCCGGCCAAGGTGGCCGCAGCCGCCCCCGCCGCCGCTCCTGGCTCCGCACCGGGCACGCCAGCCGCCGCCGCAGCCACTCCCGCCGCCAAAAGCGCGCACTAAGACGGGAGCCAGCTTATGTCACGCTTCTTTATTGACCGCCCCATCTTCGCGTGGGTGATCGCCATTGTGATCATGCTCGGCGGGATACTCGCGATCATGGGACTGCCGATCGCGCAGTACCCTAGCATCGCGCCGCCATCGATCTCGATCTCCGGTTCCTATCCGGGCGCCTCGGCTAAAACCGTGGAGGACGCCGTCACCCAGGTCATCGAACAAAAGATGAAGGGTATCGACGGCCTGCGCTACATGAACTCGTCGAGCGATTCGACCGGCGGCATCAGCATCACGCTGACCTTCCGCAGCGGCACCAATCCCGACATCGCGCAGGTGCAGGTGCAGAACAAGCTGCAACTGGCCACGCCGCTGCTGCCGGCCGCCGTCACCCAACAGGGCCTGGTGGTCAGCAAGGCCACCAAGAACTTCATGATGGTGCTCGGCTTTATCTCCGAGGACGGCAGCATGAAGCAGGCCGACCTGGGCGACTATGTGGCCGCCAACGTCATCGATCCGATCAGCCGCGTCGAAGGCGTGGGCGATGTCACCGCCTTCGGTTCGCAGTACGCCATGCGCATCTGGCTCGACCCGGCCAAGCTGCAAAGCTATCAACTGACGCCGGCCGACGTCACCGCCGCCATCACCGCGCAAAACACCGAGGTCTCCGCCGGTGAACTGGGCGGCCTGCCGGCCGCCAAGGGCCAGCAACTGAACGCCACGGTGTCGGCGCAAAGCCGCCTGCAGACGGCCGAACAATTTGGCGCGATCCTGCTGAAAACCTCCGCCAACGGCGCCACCGTGCACTTGCGCGACGTCGCCAAAATGGAACTGGGCAGCGAGAACTACGCCGTGCTGTCGCGCTACAACGGCAACGCCGCCACCGGTATGGCCATCAAACTGGCCACCGGCGCCAACGCGCTCGATACCGCCACCGCCGTCAAGGCCAAGGTCGCGGAACTGGAAAAACTGTTCCCGCCCGGGATGAAGGCCGTCATCGCCTTCGACACCACGCCGTTCGTCAAGATCTCGATCGAGGAAGTCGTCAAGACCCTGATCGAGGCGATCGTGCTGGTGTTCCTGGTGATGTACCTGTTCCTGCAAAACTTCCGCGCCACCCTGATCCCGACGATGGCCGTGCCGGTCGTGCTGCTGGGGACCTTCGCCATCCTGTCGGTGCTTGGGTATTCGATCAACACACTAACGATGTTCGCGGTGGTGCTGGCGATCGGCTTGCTGGTCGATGACGCCATCGTGGTGGTGGAAAACGTCGAGCGGGTGATGACGGAGGAGGGCTTGTCGCCGCTCGAGGCCACCCGTAAATCGATGACGCAGATTAGTGGCGCGCTGGTCGGCATCGCCATGGTGCTGTCGGCGGTGTTCGTGCCGATGGCCTTCTTCGGCGGTTCCACCGGCGTGATTTACCGCCAGTTCTCGATCACGATCGTCTCGGCGATGGTGTTGTCGGTGATCGTGGCGATGGTGTTTACGCCGGCGCTGTGCGCCACCTTGCTCAAGCCTGTGCCGAAAGGCCACACGGCGATCAACACCGGTTTCTTCGGCTGGTTCAACCGCACCTTCGAGAAGAGCAGCCATAAGTACGAAGGCTTCGTCGGCAAGATCCTCAATCGCGGCGGCCGCTCGCTGGTGGTGTACGCGCTGATCCTCGGCGTGCTGGCCTTCGTGTTCATGCGCCTGCCGACCTCCTTCCTGCCGGAAGAGGACCAGGGCGTGCTGTTCACGCAGATACAGCTGCCGACCGGCGCCACCCAGGAGCGCACGCTCAAGGTGATCGAAAAGGTCGAACAGCACTTCATGAACAACGAGAAGGAATCCGTCGCTTCGGTGTTCGCGGTGGCCGGCTTCAGCTTCGCCGGTAACGGCCAGAATACCGGTATCGCCTTCGTCCGCATGAAGGACTGGTCGGAGCGCAAGGGCGCCGACCACGCCGTCAACGCCATCGTCGGCCGCGCCATGGGTGCGTTCTCGCAGATCAAGGATGCGATGGTGTTCGCCTTCGCTCCTCCGGCCGTGCTGGAACTGGGTAACGCCTCCGGTTTCGACTTGCAGCTGCAGGACACGGGCGGCGTCGGTCACGAGGCTTTGATGGCCGCGCGTAACCAGATGCTGGGCATGGCCTCGCAGAGCAAGGTGCTGGTCGGCGTACGTCCGAACGGCCAGGAAGACACGCCGCAGTACAA is part of the Oxalobacteraceae bacterium OTU3CAMAD1 genome and encodes:
- a CDS encoding efflux RND transporter permease subunit — translated: MSRFFIDRPIFAWVIAIVIMLGGILAIMGLPIAQYPSIAPPSISISGSYPGASAKTVEDAVTQVIEQKMKGIDGLRYMNSSSDSTGGISITLTFRSGTNPDIAQVQVQNKLQLATPLLPAAVTQQGLVVSKATKNFMMVLGFISEDGSMKQADLGDYVAANVIDPISRVEGVGDVTAFGSQYAMRIWLDPAKLQSYQLTPADVTAAITAQNTEVSAGELGGLPAAKGQQLNATVSAQSRLQTAEQFGAILLKTSANGATVHLRDVAKMELGSENYAVLSRYNGNAATGMAIKLATGANALDTATAVKAKVAELEKLFPPGMKAVIAFDTTPFVKISIEEVVKTLIEAIVLVFLVMYLFLQNFRATLIPTMAVPVVLLGTFAILSVLGYSINTLTMFAVVLAIGLLVDDAIVVVENVERVMTEEGLSPLEATRKSMTQISGALVGIAMVLSAVFVPMAFFGGSTGVIYRQFSITIVSAMVLSVIVAMVFTPALCATLLKPVPKGHTAINTGFFGWFNRTFEKSSHKYEGFVGKILNRGGRSLVVYALILGVLAFVFMRLPTSFLPEEDQGVLFTQIQLPTGATQERTLKVIEKVEQHFMNNEKESVASVFAVAGFSFAGNGQNTGIAFVRMKDWSERKGADHAVNAIVGRAMGAFSQIKDAMVFAFAPPAVLELGNASGFDLQLQDTGGVGHEALMAARNQMLGMASQSKVLVGVRPNGQEDTPQYKITVDQQKAIALGLTVANVNQVLSNAWGSAYVNDFVDRGRVKKVYLQGQAESRMAPEDLKKWFVRNADGEMVPFSAFSTGEWIYASPRLERYNGLSSSEILGAPAPGQSSGTAMAEIEALAKKLPPGIGYEWTGLSLEERDSGSQTLALYGISILIVFLCLAALYESWSIPFSVLLIVPLGVVGAVLATFLFKLSNDVYFQVGLLTVVGLAAKNAILIVEFAKDLQEQGVELRDATLQAVRQRLRPILMTSIAFGLGVLPLAISSGAGSGSQNAIGIGVLGGMLTSTFLGIFFVPLFFVLVRGFFSKKKVTPPAPTSQLEAH
- a CDS encoding efflux RND transporter periplasmic adaptor subunit translates to MEALFCKPSLRTAGAAALITATVLVSGCSKSTPAAPQTQVAEVGVFKVAPQALQITTELPGRTAAFQVAEVRPQVNGLIQKRLFVEGADVKAGTALYQIDPSLYQASVNSAKAALAKAKASVLTSGPKVSRYKELVAIEGVSRQDYEDAVAADAQAKADVASAAAALEEAQINLRYTHVYAPISGRISRSTVTPGALVTANQTDALTTVQQLDPIYVDITQSSEDLLRLKRDMENGSLKQSGQAKVTLMLADGSKYAQEGKLQFSGVSVDTSTGNVVLRALFPNPKNDLLPGMFVRAVVEAGVDEQAIAVPQQGVSRNQKGQATALVLNTQGKVEQRVLVTSGTQGDKWLVKSGLAAGDLLIVEGLQKVKPGAPAKVAAAAPAAAPGSAPGTPAAAAATPAAKSAH